The region CTTTTTTGATGATTGCTTTGTCCTCTACACTGCATGTTTCTGATGTCACTATGACAAGTTTTAATGTTGGACATATTTCCTTAAGAATCAATCTTTTTTTTATCAAATATCTCGAGAATAGAACGATGGCACTTGTATATCCATATATGTACTCAAATGCTATTCTTTTAAATCTCTTAATCCATTCTTCAAATATTTCATCAGAGAATTCAAAAACGACAAAGCGGTTTCTGTTCAATATGAAATCTTTTGTTTTTTGAATTATCTTACCTTTAAAACTTTTTGGCATACCATAAAATCTAGCCTCTTTAGAAGATAATGTTAGTCCATGTTGAGCCAAAAAATATTTTTTATATGCCCAAACCCTAGCTTGTGTGTAATAACTTTTTGTAAACGTCAAAGGGTGACCAGATGAACCAGAGGTGTTATTAATATAAAGATTTTTTATATTGTATGGCTTTGAAATAAGCCTATCTAAGTCTATTTGAAGATCTGATTTTGTGATAATCGGAAGTTCCTCCCATTTTTCCGGAAACACATCGCCTACATAATCACGATAAAAAGTATTGTTATCATAGAGATATTGCGCAATTTCCCACTTCTTTTTCTCCTGCCACTGCAAAAAATCTTCTTTGGGAAGCGATCGTAACATTTCGATCTCTTTAACGATAGTATCGATATTATAATATCGCCATTTATAGATCAGCTCGAACAACGACATTTAACTCTCCTTCCCATCAAGCAGCCTCATCCACTTGGCTTTGATATGTTCCCAAGAAAAAGTTTCAGCTTTTTTCCTGGCATTTTTAGAGATTGATGCAGCCAAGTATGGATCAGAAAGAAGGATATCTACTTTTTGCGCCATATCTTCATCATCGGCCCTGGACAACAATATATTTTCATTGTCATTCCAGATATATGGTATTTCACCGACATTTGTTGAAACAACAGGTATACCGCAAG is a window of Nitratifractor salsuginis DSM 16511 DNA encoding:
- a CDS encoding phenylacetate--CoA ligase family protein, with amino-acid sequence MFELIYKWRYYNIDTIVKEIEMLRSLPKEDFLQWQEKKKWEIAQYLYDNNTFYRDYVGDVFPEKWEELPIITKSDLQIDLDRLISKPYNIKNLYINNTSGSSGHPLTFTKSYYTQARVWAYKKYFLAQHGLTLSSKEARFYGMPKSFKGKIIQKTKDFILNRNRFVVFEFSDEIFEEWIKRFKRIAFEYIYGYTSAIVLFSRYLIKKRLILKEICPTLKLVIVTSETCSVEDKAIIKKATGVKVRNEYGSAEAGIFGFECDRGHIHLLEENLYFETNDRNELLVTDLSNKSFPMIRYNIGDIASLENQKCTCGNRNRYISKLEGRTNDVALLPSGKQSPGLTFYYVSRALLESSGVLKEFIIRQTALDTFEFDVVSDKKISQKDIEELEYSVAEYLEPGLKIIVNQVDKINRPSSGKIKHFYSEINRKLDSK